In a genomic window of Scyliorhinus torazame isolate Kashiwa2021f chromosome 5, sScyTor2.1, whole genome shotgun sequence:
- the LOC140421634 gene encoding uncharacterized protein — protein sequence MEGKSTVHSGEKPYMCCVCGQDFNQSSYLSQHKCSHNGETPWKCGDCGKGFNYQSKLETHQRIHTGERPFTCSMCGKGFTQSSTLLTHQRVHTGERPFTCSQCGKGFINSTNLLTHQRIHTGERAFTCSKCGKGFTRSSDLLTHQRVHTGERPFTCSECGKGFTLSSDLLTHQRIHTGERPFTCSMCGKGFTRSSHLQRHKQVHTDERPFKCPDCGQCFKCSWDLVSHQRAHTDERPFTCADCGTGFRRSSDLITHQRVHTGERPFTCSKCGKTFTQSSNLLRHQRAHSVKRPFTLSVFGKGLIQTATLLTQQRGLPEEIPFT from the coding sequence atggaaggaaaaagcaccgttcacagtggggagaaaccatacatgtgttgtgtgtgtggacaagaCTTCAACCAGTCATCTTACCTCTCACAACATAAATGCAGTCACAACGGGGAgacaccgtggaaatgtggggactgtgggaagggattcaattaccagtCGAAGCTTGAAActcatcaacgcattcacactggggagaggccattcacctgctccatgtgtgggaaaggattcactcagtcatccactctactgacacaccaacgagttcacactggggagaggccgttcacctgctcacagtgtgggaagggtttcattaATTCAAccaatctgctgacacaccagcgaattcacactggggagagggcattcacttgctccaaatgtgggaagggattcactcggtcatccgacctactgacacaccagagagttcacactggggagaggccattcacctgctccgagtgtgggaagggattcactctgtcgtctgatctgctgacacaccagcgaattcacacgggggagagaccattcacctgctccatgtgtggaaagggattcactcggtcatcccatctGCAGAGACACaagcaagttcacactgatgagagaccttttaaatgcccggaTTGTGGGCAGTGCTTTAAATGTTCCTGGGACTTGGTGTCCCATCAACGTGCTCACACTGATGAGAGGCCGTTCACGTGCgctgactgtgggactgggttcaggcgatcatctgacctcattacacaccagcgggttcacactggggagaggccgttcacctgctccaagtgtgggaaaacATTCacccagtcatccaacctgctgagacaccagcgagctcacagtgTGAAGAGACCATTCACCTTATCTGTGTTTGGGAAGGGATTAATTCAGACAGCCACCCTTCTAACACAACAGCGAGGTCTCCCTGAGGAGATACCGTTCACCTGA